One genomic segment of Streptomyces niveus includes these proteins:
- a CDS encoding DnaJ C-terminal domain-containing protein, translating to MAVDLYEALGVPRTASTEEIQQAYRARARKYHPDINKDPGAEERFKDLNEAYSVLSDPKTRARYDRFGADFRKIPEDFDEYDAYDERVGAGAGGGGRPGGRAGPGGGGRVRYVRGHGPGGDPFGGAEGPGGIDFEDLFGGMFGARGARGRVPGADQEAELSLTVEEAYHGGRRGVTLGGPDGQRTYDVNIPRGVTDGQRIRLAGQGGRGGGDAPAGDLYLRVRLAPHDIFRVRGRDLSVQLPLTPWEAALGATLPVPTPQGTAKVTVPAGSSSGRRLRLRGQGLPNPRGPDGDLYAELRITVPPHPTDRERDLFEQLAGASDFDPRRTP from the coding sequence ATGGCAGTCGACCTCTACGAGGCACTCGGCGTGCCGCGCACCGCGAGCACCGAGGAGATCCAGCAGGCATACCGTGCCCGCGCCCGGAAGTACCACCCGGACATCAACAAGGACCCTGGCGCCGAGGAACGCTTCAAGGACCTCAACGAGGCGTACAGCGTGCTCTCCGACCCGAAGACCCGCGCACGCTACGACCGGTTCGGCGCCGACTTCCGGAAGATACCGGAGGACTTCGATGAATACGACGCATACGACGAACGCGTGGGAGCCGGCGCGGGCGGCGGAGGACGGCCCGGCGGCCGGGCGGGCCCGGGCGGCGGTGGACGGGTGCGCTACGTCCGGGGTCACGGCCCCGGCGGTGATCCCTTCGGCGGCGCCGAGGGACCCGGCGGCATCGACTTCGAGGATCTCTTCGGCGGGATGTTCGGCGCCCGCGGCGCGCGAGGCCGGGTCCCCGGCGCCGACCAGGAGGCCGAACTGTCCCTCACCGTCGAGGAGGCGTACCACGGCGGCCGCCGCGGCGTCACCCTCGGCGGGCCCGACGGGCAGCGGACGTACGACGTCAACATCCCGCGCGGCGTCACCGACGGGCAGCGGATCCGCCTCGCCGGACAGGGCGGCCGGGGCGGCGGTGACGCACCCGCGGGCGACCTCTATCTGAGGGTGCGCCTCGCACCCCACGACATTTTCCGCGTCCGGGGCCGCGACCTCTCCGTCCAACTGCCCCTCACCCCCTGGGAGGCCGCGCTCGGAGCGACCCTGCCCGTCCCCACCCCGCAGGGCACCGCGAAGGTGACCGTCCCCGCCGGTTCCTCCAGCGGACGCCGGCTCCGGCTGCGCGGCCAGGGCCTGCCCAACCCGCGCGGACCGGACGGTGACCTCTACGCCGAACTGCGGATCACGGTGCCGCCGCACCCCACCGACCGTGAGCGCGACCTCTTCGAACAGCTCGCCGGAGCCTCCGACTTCGACCCGAGGAGGACACCGTGA
- a CDS encoding nucleotide exchange factor GrpE, with translation MTNSPEPVGEPRSEGETPNEPGSTGSSGSPGPSTEATQPATSESAEPSESSESSGPSEPSEPSESSQLRDRWRRALADLDNLRKRHTKELQREREAERARVCTDWLPVLDNLELALAHAEPDAGSVVQGVKAVRDQAVDILHRLGYPRDDETGVPFDPARHEVVTVVDDPGTEPGTVVQCLRPGYGAPGHQLRPMAAVVSKRQE, from the coding sequence ATGACCAACTCCCCGGAACCGGTGGGCGAACCGAGGTCCGAAGGCGAGACGCCGAACGAGCCCGGCTCGACCGGCTCGTCCGGATCCCCTGGCCCGTCCACCGAAGCCACCCAGCCCGCCACGTCCGAGTCGGCCGAACCGTCGGAGTCCTCGGAGTCCTCGGGGCCGTCCGAGCCCTCCGAGCCCTCCGAGTCCTCACAGCTGCGGGACCGCTGGCGCCGCGCCCTCGCCGACCTGGACAACCTCCGCAAACGCCATACGAAGGAGCTGCAACGCGAACGCGAGGCGGAACGCGCCCGCGTCTGCACCGACTGGCTGCCCGTCCTCGACAATCTCGAACTCGCCCTGGCGCACGCCGAACCGGACGCCGGCTCCGTCGTCCAGGGGGTGAAGGCTGTACGCGACCAGGCCGTCGACATCCTCCACCGCCTCGGCTACCCCAGGGACGACGAGACCGGGGTCCCCTTCGACCCGGCCAGACACGAAGTCGTCACCGTCGTGGACGATCCCGGCACCGAGCCGGGCACGGTCGTCCAGTGCCTGCGCCCCGGCTACGGCGCCCCCGGCCACCAACTGCGCCCGATGGCCGCCGTCGTCAGCAAGCGGCAGGAGTGA
- the dnaK gene encoding molecular chaperone DnaK: MAKAVGIDLGTTNSVIAAWEGGEATVLPNAEGTRTTPSVVGYTDSGERLIGQLARRQAILNPKGTIYSAKRFIGRHYDEISDEAKAVAYDVVEGDGGVARIDVRGKLYAPEEISALVLRKLADDAGKSMGERVTEAVITVPAYFNDAQRTATKDAGRIAGLEVLRIINEPTAAALAYGMDKKQHETVLVFDLGGGTFDVSVLDVGDGVVEVRSTAGDSHLGGDDFDRRLVDHLADTFQRENGIDLRQDPQALQRLFEAAEKAKTELSSVSQTQVSLPFVTADASGPKHLTETVMRSTFEQITADLVERCLDPVQQALADAKVSDQDIDEVILVGGSTRMPAVQALVRRLTGGKDPNMSVNPDEVVALGAAIQAGVLKGEVKDVLLLDVTPLSLGVETRGGVMTKIIERNTTIPVRRSETFSTAEDSQPAVDVVVVQGERERAADNRVLGRFQLTDIRPAPRGEPQIDVTFDIDANGILDVTAKDKATGREQSITISEGSNLDPSEVERMVAEAESNRGEDQALREAVDARNELDTAAYQVERSLTELGDSAPEHEKARARMLVTDARQAVKDEADPARARSLTSELQQVYAALSARQAGPATGTGEGDGPESGTEEDSRSRGADDDVIDAEFDKS, from the coding sequence ATGGCCAAGGCAGTAGGAATCGATCTCGGTACCACCAACTCGGTGATCGCCGCGTGGGAGGGCGGCGAGGCGACCGTGCTCCCCAACGCGGAGGGCACCCGCACCACACCCTCTGTGGTCGGATACACCGACTCGGGGGAGCGCCTGATCGGGCAACTCGCCCGGCGCCAGGCGATCCTCAATCCGAAAGGCACCATCTACTCGGCCAAGCGCTTCATCGGCCGCCACTACGACGAGATATCCGACGAGGCCAAGGCCGTCGCGTACGACGTGGTCGAGGGTGACGGCGGCGTCGCCCGTATCGACGTACGGGGAAAGCTGTACGCCCCCGAGGAGATAAGCGCGCTCGTGCTGCGCAAACTCGCCGACGACGCGGGGAAGTCGATGGGTGAACGGGTCACCGAAGCCGTCATCACCGTGCCCGCCTACTTCAACGACGCCCAGCGCACCGCAACCAAGGACGCCGGCCGGATCGCCGGCCTCGAAGTGCTGCGCATCATCAACGAGCCGACGGCCGCCGCGCTGGCGTACGGGATGGACAAGAAACAGCACGAGACCGTGCTCGTCTTCGACCTCGGCGGCGGCACCTTCGACGTGAGCGTCCTGGACGTCGGGGACGGAGTGGTCGAGGTGCGTTCCACCGCCGGTGACAGCCACCTCGGCGGCGACGACTTCGACCGCCGTCTCGTGGACCACCTCGCGGACACCTTCCAGCGGGAGAACGGCATCGACCTTCGACAGGACCCGCAGGCCCTGCAACGACTCTTCGAAGCCGCCGAGAAGGCCAAGACCGAACTCAGCTCGGTCAGCCAGACACAGGTCAGCCTGCCCTTCGTCACCGCCGACGCCTCCGGCCCCAAGCATCTGACCGAGACGGTCATGCGGTCCACGTTCGAGCAGATCACCGCCGATCTCGTGGAGCGCTGTCTGGACCCCGTCCAGCAGGCGCTCGCCGACGCCAAGGTGAGCGACCAGGACATCGACGAGGTCATCCTCGTCGGCGGCTCCACGCGGATGCCCGCCGTACAGGCCCTGGTCCGCCGCCTCACCGGCGGCAAGGACCCCAACATGAGCGTCAACCCCGACGAGGTCGTGGCGCTCGGCGCCGCGATCCAGGCGGGTGTCCTCAAGGGTGAGGTCAAGGACGTCCTGCTGCTCGACGTCACCCCGCTCTCCCTCGGCGTCGAGACGCGCGGCGGCGTCATGACGAAGATCATCGAGCGGAACACCACGATCCCCGTCCGCCGTTCCGAGACGTTCTCCACCGCCGAGGACAGCCAGCCTGCCGTGGATGTCGTGGTGGTGCAGGGCGAACGTGAACGGGCCGCCGACAACCGGGTACTGGGCCGGTTCCAGCTCACCGACATCCGGCCCGCGCCCCGTGGCGAACCACAGATCGACGTCACCTTCGACATCGACGCCAACGGCATCCTCGACGTCACCGCGAAGGACAAGGCCACCGGCAGGGAACAGTCCATCACCATCAGCGAGGGCTCCAACCTCGACCCCTCCGAGGTCGAGCGGATGGTCGCCGAGGCCGAGAGCAACCGGGGCGAGGACCAGGCACTGCGCGAGGCGGTCGACGCGCGCAACGAACTCGACACCGCCGCCTACCAGGTGGAGCGGAGTCTCACCGAACTCGGCGACTCCGCGCCCGAACACGAGAAGGCCCGCGCGCGGATGCTGGTCACCGACGCCCGGCAGGCCGTCAAGGACGAGGCCGACCCGGCCAGGGCCAGATCGCTGACCTCCGAACTCCAGCAGGTGTACGCGGCGCTGTCCGCCCGTCAGGCGGGACCGGCGACGGGCACGGGCGAGGGAGACGGGCCGGAGTCCGGGACGGAAGAGGACTCGCGCTCCCGCGGCGCCGACGACGACGTCATCGACGCCGAATTCGACAAGAGCTGA
- a CDS encoding glycoside hydrolase family 65 protein has product MITDSMYAVEPWSLRETELNLDVLPQSESVFALSNGHIGWRGNLDEGEPHGLPGSYLNGVHELHPLPYAEAGYGYPESGQTVINVTNGKIIRLLVDDEPFDLRYGHLRSHERVLDLRSGLLHRTCEWTSPAGSTVRVRSTRLVSFTQRAVAAVSYRVEAVDTEVRVVIQSELVANEQLPGAAADPRAAVALESPLEAEETFASGNRLRLVHRTRRSGLRVGAAADHAVSGPEPTTTECESDDDIARLTVTSVLAPGKSLRLDKLVAYGWSSTRSLPAVADQVDAALAGAASVGWDGLADEQRAYLDDFWQCGDVQVDGDEKIQQAVRFALFHVLQAGARAEQRGIPAKGLTGSGYDGHAFWDTEAFVLPLLTYTSPDAVSQALRWRQSTLPAARERAEQLGLRGAAFPWRTIDGSECSAYWPAGAAAFHVNAGIADAALGYLSATHDEEFERDCAVELLVETARLWRSLGHHDHHGAFHIDGVTGPDEYSAVVDDNTYTNLMARTNLTAAADIVERNADVAARLGVDDEESATWRDAADAMNIPYNSELRVHEQDAGFTRHQVWDFENTRPDQYPLLLHFPYFDIYRKQVVKQADLVLAMVKCSSYFDADHKARNFAYYEPLTVRDSSLSACCQAVMAVETGHLRLAYDYLTEAALMDLEDLEHNTRDGLHIASLAGAWMVLVVGFGGMRHGWNRLDFAPRLPEEISRLAFTMQFQGRHLRVEITPTTATYTLPTGAPLRIHHYGDALTVHGGVAEARAIPAVVAPPTPAYPPGRRPNAARPRR; this is encoded by the coding sequence ATGATCACCGACTCCATGTACGCGGTGGAGCCCTGGTCGCTCCGCGAGACGGAACTCAACCTCGACGTGCTCCCGCAGAGCGAGTCGGTCTTCGCCCTCTCCAACGGCCACATCGGCTGGCGCGGCAACCTGGACGAGGGCGAACCGCACGGACTGCCCGGCTCCTACCTCAACGGCGTCCACGAACTGCACCCCCTGCCGTACGCCGAGGCCGGTTACGGCTACCCGGAGTCCGGCCAGACCGTCATCAACGTCACCAACGGCAAGATCATCCGCCTGCTGGTCGACGACGAGCCCTTCGACCTGCGCTACGGGCATCTGCGCTCCCACGAGCGGGTCCTCGATCTGCGTTCCGGTCTGCTGCACCGCACCTGCGAGTGGACCTCACCGGCGGGCAGCACCGTACGGGTGCGCTCCACCCGGCTCGTGTCCTTCACCCAGCGCGCGGTCGCCGCCGTCTCCTACCGGGTCGAGGCGGTCGACACCGAGGTGCGCGTCGTGATCCAGTCCGAGCTGGTGGCCAACGAGCAACTGCCCGGCGCGGCCGCCGATCCCCGCGCCGCCGTCGCACTGGAGTCGCCGCTGGAGGCGGAGGAGACCTTCGCCTCCGGAAACCGGCTGCGGCTGGTGCACCGCACCCGCCGCAGCGGTCTGCGCGTCGGCGCCGCGGCCGACCACGCCGTGTCCGGACCCGAGCCGACCACCACGGAGTGCGAGTCGGACGACGACATCGCCCGGCTGACCGTCACCTCCGTCCTGGCCCCGGGCAAGAGCCTGCGCCTGGACAAACTCGTGGCGTACGGCTGGTCCAGCACCCGGTCCCTGCCCGCCGTGGCCGACCAGGTGGACGCGGCTCTGGCCGGCGCCGCGAGCGTCGGCTGGGACGGCCTCGCCGACGAACAGCGCGCCTACCTCGACGACTTCTGGCAGTGCGGCGACGTACAGGTCGACGGTGACGAGAAAATCCAGCAGGCCGTACGCTTCGCCCTCTTCCACGTACTCCAGGCCGGCGCCCGCGCCGAGCAACGGGGCATCCCCGCCAAGGGGTTGACCGGCTCCGGCTACGACGGGCACGCCTTCTGGGACACCGAGGCGTTCGTCCTGCCGCTGCTCACCTACACCTCACCGGACGCGGTGTCACAAGCGCTGCGCTGGCGCCAGAGCACCCTGCCGGCCGCGCGTGAGCGCGCCGAGCAACTCGGGCTGCGTGGAGCCGCGTTCCCCTGGCGGACCATCGACGGCTCGGAGTGCTCGGCCTACTGGCCGGCCGGCGCGGCCGCCTTCCATGTGAACGCCGGAATCGCCGACGCGGCCCTGGGGTACCTGTCCGCCACGCACGACGAGGAGTTCGAGCGAGACTGCGCCGTCGAACTGCTGGTGGAGACGGCGCGCCTGTGGAGATCGCTCGGACACCACGACCACCACGGCGCCTTCCACATCGACGGTGTCACCGGCCCCGACGAGTACAGCGCGGTCGTGGACGACAACACGTACACGAATCTGATGGCCCGGACGAATCTGACGGCGGCGGCGGACATCGTGGAGCGCAACGCCGATGTCGCGGCCCGGCTCGGTGTGGACGACGAGGAGAGCGCGACCTGGCGCGACGCGGCCGACGCCATGAACATCCCCTACAACAGCGAACTGCGCGTCCATGAGCAGGACGCCGGATTCACCCGGCACCAGGTGTGGGACTTCGAGAACACCCGGCCCGACCAGTACCCGCTCCTGCTCCACTTCCCGTACTTCGACATCTACCGCAAGCAGGTCGTCAAACAGGCCGACCTGGTCCTGGCGATGGTCAAGTGCAGCTCGTACTTCGACGCCGATCACAAGGCGCGCAACTTCGCCTACTACGAACCCCTCACCGTCCGGGACTCCTCCCTGTCGGCCTGCTGCCAGGCGGTCATGGCCGTTGAGACGGGACACCTGCGCCTGGCCTACGACTATCTGACCGAGGCCGCGCTGATGGACCTGGAGGATCTGGAGCACAACACCCGGGACGGTCTCCACATCGCCTCGCTCGCGGGCGCCTGGATGGTGCTGGTGGTCGGCTTCGGCGGGATGAGGCACGGCTGGAACCGGCTGGATTTCGCGCCGAGGCTGCCGGAGGAGATCAGCCGGCTCGCGTTCACGATGCAGTTCCAGGGCCGCCACCTCCGTGTGGAGATCACCCCGACCACAGCCACGTACACCCTCCCGACCGGCGCCCCGCTGCGGATCCACCACTACGGCGACGCGCTCACCGTCCACGGCGGAGTCGCCGAGGCCCGCGCCATTCCCGCCGTCGTGGCTCCGCCCACGCCCGCCTACCCGCCGGGACGCCGGCCCAACGCGGCCCGGCCCCGCCGCTGA
- a CDS encoding HAD family hydrolase, with the protein MTKLGLPDGIQACLFDLDGVITKTAVVHAAAWKETFDEFLRERGDGEFRPFDAVADYNRYVDGLPRADGVRTFLASRGIELPEGSPDDPPDRATVQGLGNRKNDRLLKRIKAGGVDAYDGSLRYIKAVRAGGLRTAVVSSSTNCRDILRAIDAEALFDTRVDGVVAAERGLPGKPDPAPFLAAAGDLGVQASAAAVFEDALAGMEAGRSGHFGYVVGVDRVGQADALRSHGADTVVTDLADLADREPRA; encoded by the coding sequence ATGACGAAACTCGGCCTCCCGGACGGAATCCAGGCCTGTCTCTTCGACCTCGACGGTGTCATCACCAAGACGGCCGTCGTCCACGCGGCAGCCTGGAAGGAGACATTCGACGAGTTCCTGCGGGAGCGCGGTGACGGGGAATTCCGCCCGTTCGACGCCGTCGCGGACTACAACCGGTACGTCGACGGCCTTCCCCGCGCCGACGGCGTACGCACCTTCCTCGCCTCGCGCGGTATCGAACTGCCCGAAGGCTCGCCGGACGACCCGCCGGACCGGGCCACCGTCCAGGGACTGGGCAACCGCAAGAACGACCGGCTGCTGAAGAGGATCAAGGCGGGCGGCGTCGACGCGTACGACGGCTCGCTGCGCTACATCAAGGCCGTCCGGGCGGGCGGGCTGCGCACCGCCGTGGTCTCCTCCAGCACCAACTGCCGCGACATCCTGCGCGCGATCGACGCCGAAGCCCTCTTCGACACCCGTGTCGACGGAGTCGTCGCGGCGGAGCGCGGACTGCCCGGCAAACCCGACCCCGCGCCCTTCCTCGCGGCGGCCGGCGACCTCGGCGTCCAGGCGTCGGCCGCCGCCGTGTTCGAGGACGCGCTGGCCGGCATGGAGGCGGGCCGGTCCGGACACTTCGGGTACGTCGTGGGCGTCGACCGGGTGGGCCAGGCCGACGCCCTGCGGTCCCACGGCGCGGACACGGTCGTCACCGATCTGGCCGACCTCGCCGACCGGGAGCCGCGCGCATGA
- a CDS encoding PP2C family protein-serine/threonine phosphatase: MTTSTPGDDSFDVDRALQDALDRLTIVANASEALSSTLDLEQGLRRLCRVLVPALADWCAIDLVESEGQLRRTVVEHREPDVLPSGFLEALLPPAGESSPAPLARALRGAGPLRLADFPAPDEGADALHRVELRTFEQLGAHRAVLVPLRARHQVLGVLTLVRTDPDGLDDDDRLPLIEDLAHRIAMAVDSARLHGQIAHTAERLQRSLLPDLPHGGPLEIAARYDPARASAEVGGDWYDAFLLPDGALSLIIGDVTGHDLKAAVAMSQMRNMLRGIACDRKEPPGKILARLDAANEILYPGQTLTCLYGLLAKPEPDSPWVLEYAVAGHPAPLLITRDGDTRFLEGGRSILLGVVPETIRPDATEPLPPGSTVLLYTDGLIERRSETFDDGMTRLRLHAAALARAPLETFCDELVVALGDAGTDDIAMIAVRIPPGIEPYTATAE, translated from the coding sequence GTGACCACTTCGACGCCCGGGGACGACTCCTTCGACGTGGACCGTGCCCTTCAGGACGCCCTGGACCGCCTCACGATCGTGGCCAACGCCTCCGAGGCGCTGTCCAGCACGCTCGACCTCGAACAGGGGCTGCGCCGGCTGTGCAGGGTGCTGGTCCCCGCGCTCGCCGACTGGTGCGCCATCGACCTGGTCGAGAGCGAGGGGCAGCTGCGCCGCACGGTGGTGGAGCACCGGGAGCCCGACGTGCTGCCCTCCGGGTTCCTGGAGGCGCTGCTGCCGCCGGCCGGTGAATCCTCCCCGGCCCCGCTGGCGCGGGCCCTGCGGGGCGCCGGGCCCCTGCGTCTCGCGGACTTCCCCGCCCCGGACGAGGGCGCCGACGCCCTGCACCGCGTCGAGCTGCGGACCTTCGAGCAACTGGGCGCGCACCGCGCCGTACTGGTCCCGCTGCGCGCCCGCCACCAGGTGCTCGGCGTACTGACCCTGGTGCGCACCGACCCGGACGGGCTCGACGACGACGACCGGCTGCCGCTCATCGAGGACCTGGCCCACCGCATCGCCATGGCCGTGGACAGCGCGCGCCTGCACGGTCAGATCGCCCACACGGCCGAACGGCTCCAGCGTTCTCTGCTGCCCGACCTGCCCCACGGCGGCCCGCTGGAGATCGCGGCACGGTACGACCCCGCGCGGGCGAGCGCGGAGGTCGGCGGCGACTGGTACGACGCGTTCCTGCTCCCAGACGGCGCCCTCAGCCTGATCATCGGCGACGTCACCGGGCACGACCTCAAGGCCGCGGTGGCCATGAGCCAGATGCGCAACATGCTGCGGGGCATCGCCTGCGACCGCAAGGAACCGCCGGGCAAGATCCTCGCCCGGCTGGACGCCGCGAACGAGATCCTCTACCCGGGACAGACCTTGACCTGCCTGTACGGCCTGCTCGCCAAGCCCGAACCGGACAGCCCCTGGGTCCTCGAGTACGCCGTGGCCGGACACCCCGCCCCGCTGCTGATCACCCGCGACGGCGACACCCGCTTCCTGGAGGGCGGCCGGAGCATACTGCTCGGCGTGGTGCCCGAAACGATCCGCCCCGACGCCACCGAACCCCTGCCGCCGGGCTCGACGGTCCTGCTGTACACCGACGGGCTGATCGAGCGCCGCAGCGAGACGTTCGACGACGGCATGACGCGGCTGCGGCTGCACGCAGCCGCGCTGGCCCGCGCCCCGCTGGAGACCTTCTGCGACGAACTCGTCGTGGCCCTCGGTGACGCCGGTACGGACGACATCGCGATGATCGCGGTACGCATCCCGCCCGGCATCGAGCCGTACACCGCCACCGCCGAATGA
- a CDS encoding FBP domain-containing protein has translation MKAVTEQDIRRSFVNCSKGEAARLPLPRDLDQRPWDDLDFLGWLDLSAPDRGYLVTEREGALIGVTLRYPARRRGYLHRSMCSLCLTTHPGGGVSLMTARKSGKAGREGNSVGLYMCTDLACSLYLRGKKAAAPGSRMEESLTVEQQIERTRANLHAFLDQLGS, from the coding sequence ATGAAAGCCGTGACCGAGCAGGACATCCGTAGGTCGTTCGTCAATTGCTCCAAGGGAGAGGCGGCGCGGCTTCCGCTGCCGCGCGACCTCGACCAGCGCCCCTGGGACGACCTGGACTTCCTGGGCTGGCTCGACCTCTCGGCGCCCGACCGCGGCTATCTCGTCACCGAAAGGGAAGGCGCTCTCATCGGTGTGACACTGCGCTATCCGGCGCGTCGCCGCGGTTATCTGCATCGCAGCATGTGCTCCCTATGTCTGACCACGCACCCGGGCGGCGGTGTGTCGCTCATGACCGCGCGCAAGAGCGGCAAGGCGGGCCGGGAGGGGAATTCGGTCGGGCTGTACATGTGCACCGATCTCGCGTGCTCCCTCTATCTGCGCGGAAAGAAAGCCGCCGCGCCCGGCAGCCGTATGGAGGAGAGCCTGACCGTGGAGCAGCAGATCGAGCGCACCCGGGCGAACCTCCACGCCTTTCTCGACCAGCTCGGTTCCTGA
- a CDS encoding TetR/AcrR family transcriptional regulator, with the protein MGRAGLTIERLTEAGAELADEVGFENVTVAALARRFGVKDASLYSHLKNAADLRTRIAVVAVEEFAERVGTAVAGRAGRDSLVAFADAYRAFALERPGLYTATQLRIDPVPTPPPPAFLRTIELTYGMLRAYGLTEPDLTDAVRLLRSTFHGFSTLEANGGFTADRDVQASWERTVEALHVLLEHWPRAGTAVPTGAASPHRVT; encoded by the coding sequence GTGGGCCGCGCGGGACTGACGATCGAGCGGCTGACCGAGGCGGGGGCCGAACTGGCCGACGAGGTGGGCTTCGAGAACGTCACGGTGGCCGCGCTCGCCCGCCGCTTCGGGGTGAAGGACGCGAGCCTCTACTCCCATCTCAAGAACGCGGCCGACCTGCGGACCAGGATCGCGGTGGTGGCCGTGGAGGAGTTCGCCGAGCGCGTCGGCACCGCGGTGGCGGGCCGGGCCGGCCGGGACTCGCTCGTCGCGTTCGCCGACGCCTACCGGGCGTTCGCGCTGGAACGCCCCGGTCTGTACACGGCCACCCAACTGCGGATCGACCCGGTGCCGACGCCCCCTCCCCCGGCGTTCCTGCGCACCATCGAGCTGACGTACGGGATGCTCCGGGCGTACGGCCTGACGGAGCCGGACCTGACCGATGCCGTACGGCTGCTGCGCAGCACCTTCCACGGCTTCAGCACGCTGGAGGCCAACGGCGGATTCACGGCCGACCGTGACGTCCAGGCCTCCTGGGAACGGACCGTCGAAGCGCTCCATGTCCTGCTGGAGCACTGGCCGCGAGCGGGGACCGCGGTGCCCACTGGCGCGGCCTCACCCCATAGGGTTACGTAG